A genomic stretch from Polyangium spumosum includes:
- the lepB gene encoding signal peptidase I: MATTPDERSPESSPALAKEGGAAEGSDPSPTQRPNSNNPGPSWLRGLFYAIWIVTLPFVLAILAVWLLTPAPGDVSAGGLRVFVAEQQIPAGIVLFTIFAMLAWHYRYELPLSSAIGVGRKDIPPQARARFEEAQALVDEARRILKQNAREVQKGLRSAERERLEEAISGLEKVMRAETFELAEFDTAHARADRAVGEHLSRWRKGEMREYAESIGVAVAVALILRAFVIEAFKIPSGSMIPSLMIGDHIFVNKLTYGPLIPWTEKRLFSSLPPTRGDVMVFKFPENKEQDFIKRVIAGPGDTLEAINGRPIINGWLVPHCYVGRYGNDGWLYVEFLEDKSYFTLFAHDDMHPNGPDEPTCKGQEDCGLGQSCKAGLCGHHQGPFKVSADEAWVMGDNRYNSHDSRSWRGGMGAGVPFENIKGRAMFVWMSFAPGGGIAQDRLFVNVMGRPKLPGGLDATLQAGLDKCMRERPPVSQTTPPSAPPPQPRKPR, encoded by the coding sequence TTGGCAACCACGCCGGATGAACGGTCCCCCGAGAGCTCGCCCGCCCTCGCCAAAGAAGGCGGCGCGGCGGAGGGGTCCGATCCGTCTCCCACGCAGCGGCCGAACTCGAACAACCCAGGACCGTCCTGGCTCCGCGGGCTCTTTTACGCGATCTGGATCGTCACGCTGCCGTTTGTCCTCGCCATCCTCGCCGTCTGGCTCTTGACGCCGGCGCCCGGCGACGTCTCGGCCGGAGGCCTGCGTGTATTCGTCGCGGAGCAGCAGATCCCCGCGGGCATCGTGCTGTTCACGATCTTCGCGATGCTCGCGTGGCACTACCGCTACGAGCTCCCGCTCTCGAGCGCGATCGGCGTGGGCCGCAAGGACATCCCGCCGCAGGCGCGCGCGCGCTTCGAGGAGGCGCAGGCGCTCGTCGACGAGGCGCGGCGTATCCTCAAGCAGAACGCGCGCGAGGTGCAGAAGGGCCTCCGGAGCGCCGAGCGCGAGCGGCTCGAGGAGGCCATCAGCGGCCTCGAGAAGGTGATGCGCGCCGAGACGTTCGAGCTCGCGGAGTTCGACACGGCGCACGCGCGGGCCGACCGCGCGGTGGGCGAGCACCTGTCGCGCTGGCGCAAGGGCGAGATGCGCGAGTACGCCGAGTCGATCGGCGTGGCGGTCGCGGTGGCGCTCATCCTGCGCGCGTTCGTGATCGAGGCCTTCAAGATCCCGAGCGGCTCGATGATCCCGAGCCTGATGATCGGTGATCACATCTTCGTGAACAAACTGACCTACGGCCCCTTGATCCCGTGGACGGAGAAGCGGCTCTTCTCGAGCCTGCCGCCCACGCGCGGGGACGTGATGGTCTTCAAGTTCCCGGAGAACAAGGAGCAGGACTTCATCAAGCGGGTGATCGCGGGCCCCGGCGACACGCTGGAGGCGATCAACGGCCGGCCGATCATCAACGGCTGGCTCGTCCCGCACTGCTACGTCGGGCGTTACGGCAACGACGGCTGGCTCTACGTGGAGTTCCTGGAGGACAAGTCGTACTTCACGCTCTTCGCGCACGACGACATGCACCCGAACGGCCCGGACGAGCCCACGTGCAAGGGGCAAGAGGACTGCGGGCTCGGCCAGTCGTGCAAGGCGGGGCTCTGCGGCCATCACCAGGGCCCGTTCAAGGTGAGCGCGGACGAGGCGTGGGTGATGGGCGACAACCGCTACAACAGCCACGACTCGCGGAGCTGGCGCGGCGGCATGGGCGCGGGCGTGCCCTTCGAGAACATCAAGGGCCGCGCGATGTTCGTGTGGATGAGCTTCGCGCCGGGCGGCGGTATCGCGCAGGACAGGCTCTTCGTGAACGTGATGGGCCGTCCGAAGCTCCCCGGCGGGCTCGACGCGACGCTGCAAGCCGGCCTCGACAAGTGCATGCGCGAGCGTCCTCCCGTCTCGCAAACCACGCCGCCTTCCGCCCCGCCACCCCAGCCCCGCAAGCCGCGTTAA
- a CDS encoding NAD(P)H-dependent glycerol-3-phosphate dehydrogenase: MSKVAVLGAGAWGTALAKVLADKQNPTFLWSHREELALLINERRVNERYLPSAPLPPTLRATGDLEEALSGAELVVLVVPSHAMREVVAKARPYIPERALLCSATKGIENDSLMLMSEVVVDELGRAVEPRLTYLSGPSFAKEVAAGQPTAVVVAGKSNEETLAVQHAFASERLRVYSSDDVVGVEVGGALKNVVAIAAGAVDGLGFGHNARAGVITRGLAEIARIAMVKGGSPLTLAGLSGLGDLVLTCTGELSRNRTVGYEMGRGRTLEDVLTHLGHVAEGVKTAKSAYDLGVKLDVDLPITAEVYRVLYEQKTPLQAVVDLMNRALRKE; this comes from the coding sequence ATGTCGAAGGTGGCAGTCCTCGGCGCGGGCGCGTGGGGAACGGCGCTCGCGAAGGTCCTCGCAGACAAACAGAACCCCACGTTCCTCTGGTCGCACCGCGAAGAGCTCGCGCTCTTGATCAACGAGCGGCGCGTGAACGAGCGCTACCTGCCCTCGGCCCCGCTGCCGCCGACGCTACGCGCGACCGGTGATCTCGAGGAGGCCCTCTCCGGCGCCGAGCTCGTCGTGCTCGTCGTGCCCTCGCACGCGATGCGCGAGGTCGTGGCGAAGGCGCGGCCGTACATCCCGGAGCGCGCGCTCCTCTGCAGCGCGACGAAGGGCATCGAGAACGACTCGCTCATGCTGATGAGCGAGGTCGTCGTCGACGAGCTCGGGCGCGCCGTCGAGCCGCGGCTCACGTACCTGTCGGGGCCGAGCTTCGCGAAGGAGGTCGCCGCGGGACAACCGACGGCCGTCGTCGTCGCGGGCAAGAGCAACGAGGAGACCCTGGCCGTGCAGCACGCGTTCGCCTCGGAGCGGCTGCGTGTCTACTCGTCGGACGACGTCGTCGGCGTGGAGGTCGGCGGCGCGCTGAAGAACGTCGTCGCCATCGCGGCGGGCGCCGTGGACGGGCTCGGCTTCGGGCACAACGCGCGGGCCGGGGTGATCACGCGGGGCCTCGCGGAGATCGCGCGCATCGCCATGGTCAAGGGCGGCAGCCCGCTCACGCTCGCGGGCCTCAGCGGGCTCGGCGACCTCGTGCTCACCTGCACCGGCGAGCTCTCGCGCAACCGCACCGTCGGCTACGAAATGGGGCGCGGGCGGACGCTCGAGGACGTCCTCACCCACCTCGGCCACGTGGCCGAGGGCGTCAAGACCGCGAAAAGCGCCTACGATCTCGGCGTGAAGCTCGACGTGGACCTGCCCATCACGGCCGAGGTCTACCGCGTGCTCTACGAGCAAAAGACCCCGCTCCAGGCCGTCGTCGACCTCATGAACCGGGCGCTGCGCAAGGAGTGA
- a CDS encoding sigma 54-interacting transcriptional regulator produces MPTLKYFAARGAPRVYAVHKPVTTIGKALGNDVALAGAGLADHHAQISFDGRDFVLEELDRDGDIQINGKKKRRARLVHGDRIALGAVELGFSMFSESTKARADDDEGDKREAPGVSNELAGVRKLFAFSEKLINRRSVDELLEAMLDDIIELTHADKGFLLLVEGAEAAADPGKGARREAQGEERKLVVRASRNVRREAITDAQGSISDSIARQVLASGRPIIVSDALADTQFGRSESVIAMKLSSVMCAPLLSQGEVIGALYVGNDKVKHLFDRTQLELLGIFASQASLILQNAMLLSALRADKAKLEAELKDKKFGEIIGACASMLEVFRKLTKVAATDISVLITGETGTGKELIAREVHRRSNREGGPFVTINCGAIPESLIESELFGHVKGAFTGAIASRPGKFQVADKGTLFLDEIGELPLNLQVKLLRALQERVVFRVGDSKPEKVDIRIVAATNRNLEEEIRAGNFREDLYYRLNVVNLWLPPLRERGDDVLIIAKALLSKYADELGSAVRGYSPAALASIKKYGWPGNIRQLENRIKKALVLCDKTLLGPEDLDLGPGAETAILPLEKAKEEFQRRYVLEVLERNNGNRTQTARDLGVDPRTIFRYLEKEQNPMPSGAGGTPRDPSEG; encoded by the coding sequence ATGCCGACACTGAAGTACTTCGCCGCCCGCGGGGCGCCTCGGGTGTATGCCGTGCACAAGCCGGTCACGACGATCGGCAAGGCGCTCGGAAACGACGTCGCGCTCGCGGGGGCGGGTCTCGCCGACCACCACGCGCAGATCTCCTTCGACGGCCGGGACTTCGTCCTCGAGGAGCTCGACCGGGACGGCGACATCCAGATCAACGGCAAGAAGAAGCGTCGCGCCCGCCTCGTGCACGGCGATCGTATCGCGCTCGGCGCGGTCGAGCTCGGGTTCTCGATGTTCTCCGAGTCGACGAAGGCCCGCGCAGACGACGATGAGGGCGACAAGCGCGAGGCGCCCGGCGTCTCGAACGAGCTCGCGGGCGTGCGCAAGCTCTTCGCGTTCAGCGAGAAGCTCATCAACCGGCGCAGCGTCGACGAGCTGCTCGAGGCGATGCTCGACGACATCATCGAGCTCACCCACGCAGACAAGGGATTCCTGCTGCTCGTCGAGGGCGCCGAGGCGGCCGCGGATCCCGGCAAGGGCGCGCGCCGCGAGGCCCAGGGCGAGGAGCGCAAGCTCGTGGTGCGGGCGTCGCGCAACGTGCGACGCGAGGCGATCACCGACGCGCAGGGCTCGATCTCGGACTCGATCGCGCGGCAGGTCCTCGCCTCGGGTCGGCCGATCATCGTCTCGGACGCGCTCGCCGACACCCAGTTCGGCCGCAGCGAGAGCGTGATCGCGATGAAGCTCTCGAGCGTCATGTGCGCGCCTCTTCTCTCGCAAGGTGAGGTGATCGGCGCGCTTTACGTCGGCAACGACAAGGTCAAGCACCTCTTCGATCGCACGCAGCTCGAGCTGCTCGGCATCTTCGCCTCGCAGGCCTCGCTGATCCTGCAGAACGCGATGCTCCTCTCCGCGCTCCGTGCCGACAAGGCCAAGCTCGAGGCGGAGCTCAAGGACAAGAAGTTCGGCGAGATCATCGGCGCCTGCGCGAGCATGCTGGAGGTCTTCCGCAAGCTCACGAAGGTGGCCGCGACGGACATCAGCGTGCTCATCACGGGCGAGACCGGCACGGGCAAGGAGCTCATCGCGCGGGAGGTCCACCGGCGTTCGAACCGCGAGGGCGGGCCGTTCGTCACGATCAACTGCGGCGCGATCCCGGAGAGCCTCATCGAGAGCGAGCTCTTCGGCCACGTGAAGGGCGCGTTCACCGGCGCCATCGCGAGCCGGCCCGGCAAGTTCCAGGTCGCGGACAAGGGCACGCTCTTCCTCGACGAGATCGGCGAGCTGCCGCTGAACTTGCAGGTGAAGCTGCTCCGCGCGCTGCAGGAGCGCGTGGTCTTCCGCGTCGGCGACTCGAAGCCGGAGAAGGTCGACATCCGCATCGTGGCCGCGACGAACCGGAACCTCGAAGAGGAGATCCGCGCGGGGAATTTCCGCGAGGACCTCTACTACCGGCTCAACGTGGTCAACCTCTGGCTGCCGCCCTTGCGCGAGCGCGGCGACGACGTACTCATCATCGCGAAGGCGCTGCTCTCGAAGTACGCGGACGAGCTCGGCAGCGCGGTGCGCGGCTACAGCCCCGCGGCGCTCGCGTCGATCAAGAAATACGGCTGGCCCGGGAACATCCGGCAGCTCGAGAACCGCATCAAGAAGGCGCTCGTGCTCTGCGACAAGACGCTGCTCGGGCCGGAAGACCTCGATCTCGGTCCCGGCGCGGAGACGGCCATCTTGCCGCTCGAGAAAGCGAAAGAAGAATTCCAGCGCAGGTACGTGCTCGAGGTGCTGGAACGCAACAACGGGAACCGCACGCAGACCGCCCGCGACCTCGGCGTCGATCCACGCACCATCTTCCGGTACCTGGAGAAAGAGCAGAACCCGATGCCGAGCGGCGCGGGCGGCACGCCGCGTGATCCCTCCGAAGGCTGA
- a CDS encoding endonuclease MutS2, producing the protein MDITEARTLPHPCPDKTRSDLEWDRLLAALADRAASEAGKRIARDLPFASTHEGVLVALGEVKEAVDLDHTAEPLPAADVPFVEAALDRARIGATLSNEELRAVGRCLAEAGRLRRFLAARKARLPLLFRACSTDPGLDVLEREVSSSFDPDGTLSDRASPRLAELRAERRNLRDRLVRKLDEIMRKHADILQDTYYTERDGRYVLPVRADAHERFPGIVHATSGSGATLFVEPRVVVDMGNRLKMVEALAQHEEELVYAALSAKIGDEIDSVAAAVNALAHADIRAAAARLAKDLRFTFPEVPESAAEGTIHLVGARHPLLALDGVSVVPSDLGITAGHAMIVSGPNAGGKTVALKTLGLAALCVRAGLPVPADEGSRVDVFEVVLTDVGDDQSLHKNLSTFSAHVQNLAHILADTRSGALVLLDELAGGTDPREGEALASAVLDSLCARGGTVATTTHYEGLKALALADPRFTNASVGFDIATMSPTFRLSMGIPGASSALAVARRFGIPGTVLDRAERFLSTETVRFEDMVAKLQAERNALELARASAEREAGIARDKQRALDEELARLKAEERRYITEAGREIVESIRKARQDIRDAQARLRAKPTAEDLRAAARAIDAVAQKTSTFGELEPQGRDEGLSRGTLAPSEIRVGTRVYVPRLRAEADVVEVLAGGQLRVAAGPLKLTTSVGEVRAADGGSSEKTRAGGAKKRVDFDAASDPDVPIQTSDNTVDLRGLRAHEAVGMAEQFLDRSVGAGRRVAFLIHGHGKGALRDAVRDAMRQSPYVSRLRPGEPREGGDGVTVVWLRA; encoded by the coding sequence ATGGACATCACCGAAGCCCGGACCCTCCCCCACCCCTGCCCCGACAAAACGCGCTCCGATCTCGAGTGGGATCGGCTGCTCGCGGCGCTCGCCGATCGCGCGGCGAGCGAAGCAGGCAAGCGCATCGCCCGTGATCTCCCGTTCGCCTCGACGCACGAGGGCGTACTCGTCGCGCTCGGCGAGGTGAAGGAGGCCGTCGACCTCGATCACACGGCCGAGCCCTTGCCCGCGGCCGACGTGCCCTTCGTCGAGGCCGCGCTCGATCGCGCGCGCATCGGCGCGACCTTGTCGAACGAAGAGCTACGCGCGGTGGGCCGTTGCCTCGCGGAGGCCGGCCGGCTGCGTCGGTTCCTGGCCGCGCGCAAGGCGCGCCTGCCGCTGCTCTTCCGCGCCTGCTCGACCGATCCAGGCCTCGACGTGCTCGAGCGCGAGGTGAGCTCGTCCTTCGACCCCGACGGCACGCTCTCCGATCGCGCCTCGCCGCGCCTCGCCGAGCTGCGCGCCGAGCGGCGGAACCTCCGGGATCGCCTCGTCCGCAAGCTCGACGAGATCATGCGCAAGCACGCGGACATCCTGCAGGACACGTACTACACGGAGCGCGACGGCCGGTACGTGCTGCCCGTGCGCGCCGACGCGCACGAGCGTTTCCCGGGGATCGTGCATGCGACGAGCGGCAGCGGCGCGACGCTCTTCGTCGAGCCGCGTGTCGTCGTCGACATGGGCAACCGCCTGAAGATGGTCGAGGCCCTCGCGCAACACGAGGAGGAGCTCGTCTACGCGGCGCTCAGCGCGAAGATCGGCGACGAGATCGACTCGGTCGCGGCCGCCGTCAATGCCCTCGCGCACGCGGACATCCGCGCCGCGGCCGCGCGCCTCGCGAAGGACCTACGCTTCACGTTCCCGGAGGTGCCGGAGAGCGCGGCCGAAGGCACGATCCACCTCGTCGGAGCGCGCCATCCGCTGCTCGCGCTCGACGGCGTCTCCGTCGTGCCGAGCGACCTCGGGATCACGGCGGGCCACGCGATGATCGTCTCGGGCCCGAACGCGGGCGGCAAGACCGTCGCGCTGAAGACGCTCGGCCTCGCCGCGCTCTGCGTCCGCGCGGGCCTGCCCGTGCCGGCCGACGAGGGCTCGCGCGTCGACGTCTTCGAGGTCGTGCTCACGGACGTCGGCGACGATCAGAGCCTGCACAAGAACCTCTCCACGTTCAGCGCGCACGTGCAGAACCTCGCGCACATCCTCGCGGACACACGCTCGGGCGCGCTGGTTTTGCTCGACGAGCTCGCGGGCGGCACCGATCCCCGCGAGGGCGAGGCGCTCGCGTCCGCCGTGCTCGACTCGCTCTGCGCGCGCGGCGGCACCGTCGCCACGACGACGCACTACGAGGGCCTCAAGGCGCTCGCGCTCGCCGATCCGCGCTTCACGAACGCCTCCGTGGGCTTCGACATCGCCACGATGAGCCCGACGTTCCGGCTCTCGATGGGCATCCCCGGCGCGTCGAGCGCGCTCGCCGTGGCGCGGCGCTTCGGCATCCCCGGCACCGTGCTCGACCGCGCCGAGCGTTTCCTGTCGACCGAGACCGTGCGCTTCGAGGACATGGTCGCGAAGCTCCAGGCCGAGCGAAACGCGCTCGAGCTCGCGCGCGCGTCGGCCGAGCGCGAGGCCGGGATCGCGCGGGACAAACAGCGCGCGCTCGACGAGGAGCTCGCGCGCCTCAAGGCCGAGGAGCGCCGCTACATCACGGAGGCGGGCCGCGAGATCGTCGAGTCGATCCGCAAGGCGCGGCAGGACATCCGCGACGCGCAGGCGCGCCTCCGCGCCAAGCCCACGGCCGAGGACCTTCGCGCCGCCGCCCGCGCGATCGACGCCGTCGCCCAGAAGACCAGCACCTTCGGCGAGCTCGAGCCCCAAGGCCGCGACGAAGGTTTGTCCCGCGGGACCCTCGCGCCGTCGGAGATCCGCGTCGGCACGCGCGTCTACGTCCCGCGCCTGCGCGCCGAAGCCGACGTGGTCGAGGTCCTCGCGGGCGGACAGCTCCGCGTCGCGGCAGGGCCCCTCAAGCTCACGACCTCCGTCGGCGAGGTGCGCGCGGCCGACGGGGGTTCGTCCGAAAAAACCCGCGCCGGCGGCGCCAAGAAACGCGTCGATTTCGACGCGGCCTCCGATCCCGACGTCCCCATCCAGACGAGCGACAACACCGTCGATCTCCGCGGCCTGCGCGCGCACGAGGCCGTCGGCATGGCCGAGCAGTTCCTCGATCGCTCCGTCGGCGCCGGCCGACGCGTGGCCTTCCTGATCCACGGCCACGGCAAGGGCGCGCTGCGCGACGCCGTGCGGGACGCGATGCGCCAGAGCCCCTACGTCTCCCGCCTCCGCCCCGGCGAACCTCGCGAGGGCGGCGACGGCGTCACGGTCGTCTGGCTCCGCGCTTAG